The Aphis gossypii isolate Hap1 chromosome 3, ASM2018417v2, whole genome shotgun sequence genome includes a region encoding these proteins:
- the LOC114126141 gene encoding nucleolin-like yields MADVVADVSETITTPEKKVADSPVKEKKVPDSPAKIVESPAKEKAAENGSAKAEEEDDEVKENGASEEEEDEEDVVEKEQNGDAKDEEETDSCQKGVKRKSGASEAAVESADNEKKAKLEEAEEDPATAEPQFVEA; encoded by the exons tgaaacTATCACCACCCCAGAAAAGAAAGTAGCTGACTCGCCAGTGAAAGAAAAGAAGGTGCCAGATTCTCCAGCCAAGATAGTTGAATCTCCAGCTAAAGAAAAGGCTGCTGAAAATGGATCCGCAAAAGCTGAAGAGGAAGACGATGAAGTAAAAGAAAATGGTGCTtctgaagaagaagaagatgaGGAGGATGTCGTTGAAAAGGAACAGAATGGTGATGCCAAAG atgAAGAAGAAACAGACAGTTGTCAAAAGGGTGTTAAGAGGAAATCTGGTGCTTCTGAAGCAGCAGTTGAATCTGCAGATAACGAGAAAAAGGCTAAATTAGAAGAAGCTGAAGAAGATCCAGCTACCGCAGAGCCCCAATTTGTCGAAGCGTAA